One genomic window of Corythoichthys intestinalis isolate RoL2023-P3 chromosome 18, ASM3026506v1, whole genome shotgun sequence includes the following:
- the LOC130906228 gene encoding adhesion G-protein coupled receptor G2-like isoform X2: MMIVCYTMSPAYLFFRKLRRDYPSQILLNLASALLGLNLAFLLNSWLSSWGVEGLCVAAAATLHYFLLASFTWMGLEGVNMYFALVKVFNVYVPSYMCKFCAVGWGIPLVICVLALIVNKEAYGVLQSTDTQSKLESLDNTDNFCWVQDDVTFYVSVVTYAVLVFLFNIAVFVVVLIQIRHMKANNPVGTRGGLMHDLKGVATLTLLLGLTWTIGFFTWGPARVVLLYIFSLVNSLQEWSHSVSVAEPKPCPRNTGAPSVRSLESNSTESTSASPGSSRRGSTYKRPDLGLFVKLLVLPCAQSTYPKDQPKSSTTNETGHRH, from the exons ATGATGATTGTCTGTTACACAATGTCGCCAGCTTACCTTTTCTTCAGAAAACTGCGTCGAGACTATCCTTCACAGATCCTCCTTAACCTCGCTTCGGCCCTGCTGGGGTTGAACTTGGCATTCCTGCTCAACTCGTGGCTCTCCTCGTGGGGAGTGGAGGGACTCTGTGTTGCTGCCGCCGCCACGCTTCACTACTTTCTCCTGGCGTCCTTCACCTGGATGGGACTGGAGGGCGTCAACATGTACTTCGCCCTAGTCAAGGTCTTCAACGTCTATGTGCCTTCATACATGTGCAAGTTTTGCGCAGTGGGATGGG GAATCCCACTGGTGATTTGTGTGCTGGCACTCATCGTGAACAAAGAGGCTTACGGTGTTCTTCAGTCCACTGACACTCAGAGCAAATTGGAGTCTCTAGACAACACTGACAACTT CTGCTGGGTACAAGATGACGTGACATTCTACGTGTCTGTAGTCACCTACGCCGTGTTGGTGTTCCTCTTTAATATTGCT GTTTTTGTGGTGGTTCTGATTCAGATTCGCCACATGAAGGCCAACAATCCCGTTGGGACCCGTGGGGGACTGATGCATGACCTAAAGGGAGTCGCAACTCTGACTTTGCTACTTGGACTCACCTGGACCATTGGATTTTTCACATGGGGACCAGCCCGGGTAGTCCTGCTATACATTTTCTCTCTAGTCAACAGTCTGCAAG AATGGAGCCACTCGGTGTCCGTCGCCGAACCGAAGCCGTGCCCCCGGAATACGGGCGCTCCATCGGTGAGGTCTCTGGAGTCAAACTCCACCGAAAGTACATCAGCCTCCCCAGGGTCCAGCCGCAGGGGCTCAACCTACAAGAGGCCTGACCTGG GGCTTTTTGTGAAGTTGCTGGTTCTCCCCTGTGCCCAGTCAACCTATCCAAAAGATCAGCCAAAGTCCTCCACAACAAATGAAACTGGACACAGACATTAA
- the LOC130906228 gene encoding adhesion G-protein coupled receptor G6-like isoform X1, translating to MMIVCYTMSPAYLFFRKLRRDYPSQILLNLASALLGLNLAFLLNSWLSSWGVEGLCVAAAATLHYFLLASFTWMGLEGVNMYFALVKVFNVYVPSYMCKFCAVGWGIPLVICVLALIVNKEAYGVLQSTDTQSKLESLDNTDNFCWVQDDVTFYVSVVTYAVLVFLFNIAVFVVVLIQIRHMKANNPVGTRGGLMHDLKGVATLTLLLGLTWTIGFFTWGPARVVLLYIFSLVNSLQGIFIFVFHCIMKEKVRRQWRVHLCCGKLRLDDYSEWSHSVSVAEPKPCPRNTGAPSVRSLESNSTESTSASPGSSRRGSTYKRPDLGLFVKLLVLPCAQSTYPKDQPKSSTTNETGHRH from the exons ATGATGATTGTCTGTTACACAATGTCGCCAGCTTACCTTTTCTTCAGAAAACTGCGTCGAGACTATCCTTCACAGATCCTCCTTAACCTCGCTTCGGCCCTGCTGGGGTTGAACTTGGCATTCCTGCTCAACTCGTGGCTCTCCTCGTGGGGAGTGGAGGGACTCTGTGTTGCTGCCGCCGCCACGCTTCACTACTTTCTCCTGGCGTCCTTCACCTGGATGGGACTGGAGGGCGTCAACATGTACTTCGCCCTAGTCAAGGTCTTCAACGTCTATGTGCCTTCATACATGTGCAAGTTTTGCGCAGTGGGATGGG GAATCCCACTGGTGATTTGTGTGCTGGCACTCATCGTGAACAAAGAGGCTTACGGTGTTCTTCAGTCCACTGACACTCAGAGCAAATTGGAGTCTCTAGACAACACTGACAACTT CTGCTGGGTACAAGATGACGTGACATTCTACGTGTCTGTAGTCACCTACGCCGTGTTGGTGTTCCTCTTTAATATTGCT GTTTTTGTGGTGGTTCTGATTCAGATTCGCCACATGAAGGCCAACAATCCCGTTGGGACCCGTGGGGGACTGATGCATGACCTAAAGGGAGTCGCAACTCTGACTTTGCTACTTGGACTCACCTGGACCATTGGATTTTTCACATGGGGACCAGCCCGGGTAGTCCTGCTATACATTTTCTCTCTAGTCAACAGTCTGCAAG GGATTTTCATCTTTGTCTTTCATTGTATAATGAAAGAAAAGGTACGAAGACAATGGAGGGTCCACCTGTGTTGTGGCAAACTTCGACTGGACGATTACTCTG AATGGAGCCACTCGGTGTCCGTCGCCGAACCGAAGCCGTGCCCCCGGAATACGGGCGCTCCATCGGTGAGGTCTCTGGAGTCAAACTCCACCGAAAGTACATCAGCCTCCCCAGGGTCCAGCCGCAGGGGCTCAACCTACAAGAGGCCTGACCTGG GGCTTTTTGTGAAGTTGCTGGTTCTCCCCTGTGCCCAGTCAACCTATCCAAAAGATCAGCCAAAGTCCTCCACAACAAATGAAACTGGACACAGACATTAA